The following are from one region of the Actinomycetota bacterium genome:
- a CDS encoding cytochrome c oxidase assembly protein, whose amino-acid sequence MSDGHPFGQLVLAHGAPVVPGELWSAWTFNPALVLVAAAGAAYWRGLALSGDRARALGRATSFFAGLAVVAIALGSPLDALSGVLFSAHMVQHLLLTLAAPLLLVLARPGPVLRRALPASARRQVARSAPARWARAWPGPRRVIVAWLAAVVTLWAWHVPVLYDAALDNAAVHALEHATLFATALAFWWTVGGAGRRAVPAYGAASLFMASLAGGVLGALLALSGRPWYAERPGVAQWGLTAIEDQQLAGAIMWMPGGLVYLVAAFVLMVTWLTRAGGPGASSSLTARHRGHASVGSRS is encoded by the coding sequence GTGAGCGACGGTCACCCCTTCGGCCAACTGGTGCTGGCCCACGGGGCCCCGGTGGTGCCCGGCGAGCTCTGGTCGGCCTGGACCTTCAACCCCGCCCTGGTCCTGGTGGCCGCCGCCGGGGCGGCCTACTGGCGGGGCCTGGCCCTTTCCGGCGACCGCGCTCGCGCCCTTGGGCGGGCCACCTCGTTCTTCGCCGGGCTGGCGGTGGTGGCCATCGCCCTGGGCTCGCCCCTCGACGCCCTCAGCGGGGTGCTCTTCAGCGCCCACATGGTCCAGCACCTGCTGCTCACGCTGGCCGCCCCGCTGCTCCTCGTGCTCGCCCGCCCTGGCCCGGTCCTGCGCCGGGCGCTGCCGGCTTCGGCCCGCCGGCAGGTCGCCAGGTCCGCCCCCGCCCGCTGGGCGCGGGCCTGGCCCGGTCCCCGACGGGTGATCGTGGCCTGGCTGGCGGCCGTGGTCACCTTGTGGGCGTGGCACGTCCCGGTCCTCTACGACGCTGCTCTCGACAACGCCGCCGTCCACGCCCTGGAGCACGCCACGCTGTTCGCCACCGCCCTGGCCTTCTGGTGGACGGTGGGGGGTGCCGGCCGCCGGGCCGTCCCCGCGTACGGAGCCGCCTCGCTGTTCATGGCCTCGCTGGCGGGCGGTGTGCTGGGTGCGCTGCTGGCTCTCTCGGGACGCCCGTGGTACGCCGAGCGCCCAGGGGTGGCCCAGTGGGGCCTGACCGCCATCGAAGACCAGCAACTCGCGGGGGCGATCATGTGGATGCCGGGCGGGCTCGTCTACCTGGTGGCGGCCTTCGTCCTCATGGTGACGTGGCTCACCCGGGCCGGTGGCCCCGGTGCCTCCAGTTCGCTTACAGCTCGCCATCGCGGCCACGCCTCGGTCGGGTCCCGTTCGTAG